A region of Thermococcus barossii DNA encodes the following proteins:
- a CDS encoding UPF0146 family protein — protein sequence MPLEDFAEFLAREVPRGKIVELGIGFQFKVALKLKSLGYDVLAIDWNPQAVERARELGIEAVRDDLFSPRLELYRNARALYSVRPTPEIVQPILELGRKLGVPVYILPLTGDSMPRGMRLVNHRGLAIYVYNPRTK from the coding sequence ATGCCACTCGAGGACTTCGCCGAGTTTCTGGCCAGGGAGGTTCCAAGGGGAAAGATAGTCGAACTGGGCATAGGCTTCCAGTTCAAGGTCGCGCTCAAACTGAAAAGCCTGGGCTACGACGTTCTGGCCATCGACTGGAACCCTCAGGCTGTGGAGAGGGCCAGGGAGCTGGGCATAGAGGCGGTGCGAGACGACCTCTTCAGCCCGAGGCTCGAACTTTACAGAAACGCCCGCGCGCTCTACTCAGTCAGGCCAACGCCCGAGATAGTGCAGCCCATCCTCGAACTGGGACGGAAGCTGGGCGTTCCGGTTTACATCCTTCCGCTGACGGGGGATAGCATGCCCAGGGGGATGAGGCTGGTTAACCACCGCGGACTGGCGATATACGTTTATAACCCCCGCACCAAATAG
- a CDS encoding ABC transporter ATP-binding protein: protein MAEVRLTGVWKMFGDFAAVKDMNLHVKDGEFMILLGPSGCGKTTTLRMISGLEEPTKGQIYIGDKLVADPEKGIFVPPKDRDIAMVFQSYALYPHMTVYDNIAFPLKLRKVPKQEIDQRVREVAELLGLTELLKRKPRELSGGQRQRVALGRAIVRKPQVFLMDEPLSNLDAKLRVKMRAELKRLQRQLGVTTIYVTHDQVEAMTMGDRIAVINAGVLQQVGTPDEVYDRPANTFVAGFIGSPPMNFMNATITEDGFADFGEFRLKFLPDQFEVLEERNLVGKEVIFGIRPEDIYDAMFAQVKVPGENMVRAMVEIIENLGSEKIVHLRVGGVTFLGAFRSESKVREGQEVDVVFDMRKAHTFEKKNGKAIF, encoded by the coding sequence ATGGCGGAGGTAAGGCTCACCGGCGTTTGGAAGATGTTTGGTGATTTTGCGGCCGTTAAGGATATGAATCTTCATGTGAAAGACGGAGAATTCATGATCCTCCTCGGGCCAAGCGGCTGCGGAAAAACAACCACCTTGAGAATGATTTCAGGCTTAGAAGAACCCACCAAAGGCCAAATCTACATCGGAGACAAGCTCGTGGCCGACCCCGAGAAGGGAATCTTCGTTCCACCGAAGGACAGGGACATCGCAATGGTCTTCCAAAGCTACGCGCTATACCCCCACATGACAGTCTACGACAACATAGCCTTCCCCCTCAAGCTCAGAAAAGTCCCAAAACAAGAAATCGACCAACGCGTCAGGGAAGTCGCAGAACTCCTCGGCCTGACGGAATTACTCAAGAGGAAGCCGAGGGAGCTGAGCGGTGGTCAGAGGCAGAGGGTTGCCCTGGGCAGGGCGATAGTGAGGAAGCCCCAGGTCTTCCTCATGGACGAGCCCCTGAGCAACCTGGACGCTAAACTCAGAGTGAAAATGCGCGCCGAACTCAAGAGGCTCCAGAGGCAGCTCGGAGTCACCACAATCTACGTCACCCACGATCAAGTGGAAGCAATGACCATGGGCGACAGGATTGCAGTCATCAACGCTGGAGTACTCCAACAGGTCGGAACGCCGGATGAAGTTTACGACAGGCCGGCAAACACTTTCGTCGCCGGCTTCATCGGATCACCCCCAATGAACTTCATGAACGCGACAATAACCGAGGACGGTTTTGCAGACTTTGGGGAATTCAGGCTTAAGTTCCTGCCCGACCAGTTCGAGGTTCTTGAGGAGAGGAACCTCGTTGGGAAGGAGGTAATCTTCGGGATTCGCCCGGAGGATATTTACGACGCAATGTTCGCTCAAGTGAAGGTTCCCGGCGAGAACATGGTTCGAGCAATGGTGGAGATTATTGAAAACCTGGGGAGCGAGAAGATAGTCCACCTGCGCGTTGGAGGAGTAACATTCCTCGGAGCATTCAGGTCGGAATCAAAAGTCAGGGAAGGTCAAGAAGTCGACGTCGTCTTCGACATGCGGAAAGCCCACACCTTCGAAAAGAAAAACGGAAAGGCAATATTCTGA